From a single Sebastes umbrosus isolate fSebUmb1 chromosome 17, fSebUmb1.pri, whole genome shotgun sequence genomic region:
- the LOC119476012 gene encoding V-set and immunoglobulin domain-containing protein 10-like 2, which yields NISTSCVTLNTVPISKPYLLMSDVSPVEGSTMWMHCNLENGTRPIQYVWQHETSSSNFSTFARGNNKVINVTNVNRNHTGWYRCVASNPINSESSNRVKLDTIFGPDIPKIDVTPYSITERGYSALERETVSLLCQAQSYPDSQYVWFYNNSQIYTGPHLTISKILRMHTGDYACLAQNTYLNTRSRKTISLTVYYPPDGSPSCSVEPALNHTSLRLLCSWLGGFPSPSLHWTGHLKRAGQAEADTGQQTDPLTNTAILLPSEGLTSNNSLFTCSGSHLALKQSTECSTRTYIPPAEPVCFAYVTNTKQYLMLSCSWDGGAPKALVWWEGPGGQSKGGEENSNILILRYGTAHSGKPYTCHVKHPLLVQTKTCRVTLDAPVLQTRHRFVSVYEGSDVKLTCNLRANYLPVSEITWFNNQGVGVQDTSKYALLRTSAWANLTVRDTDETQDSGEYRCTTSNAVGGTEINVTLVVKRHPVPPNATLVKVVYNSRLRNEVELEWQVENEEGGGWTGFILQHRWVSERPGRRGSSHNDSKEDTNKEERIGPPVWYRNIIQDPEARSHTVGRLTPTATYQFRITPVNHRTVGHPSAAKTPAEPRYNVYPAVIGAAIGGMLIAAFLTALLLVFIVRNRNNNPRLHDMLFGLQHSQSRENINFPDDEVVGRSEGGIEEIGGSSSPGPTMALPRASSPLAASQASPPEEEPVSVTITVKATGS from the exons AACATATCTACATCCTGTGTGACTTTGAATACAGTTCCTATCAGTAAGCCTTACCTCCTGATGAGTGATGTATCTCCAGTGGAGGGATCTACAATGTGGATGCACTGCAATCTGGAAAACGGGACCCGGCCGATCCAGTACGTGTGGCAGCATgagaccagcagcagcaacttCTCAACCTTTGCACGGGGCAACAACAAGGTTATCAACGTGACCAACGTCAACCGCAACCACACCGGCTGGTACCGCTGTGTGGCCAGCAACCCCATCAACAGCGAAAGCTCTAACCGGGTAAAGCTGGACACCATCT TTGGCCCGGACATCCCTAAGATAGACGTGACTCCGTACAGTATAACGGAGCGGGGATATTCAGCcctggagagagagactgttTCTTTACTGTGTCAAGCCCAGTCTTACCCGGACAGTCAGTACGTCTGGTTCTACAACAACTCCCAGATCTACACCGGGCCGCACTTAACAATCTCCAAGATCCTTCGCATGCACACTGGCGACTACGCCTGCTTGGCGCAGAACACCTACCTCAACACCCGCTCCAGAAAAACCATCAGCCTGACTGTCTACT ACCCACCCGATGGCTCCCCCTCCTGTTCTGTGGAGCCGGCTCTGAATCACACCTCTCTGAGACTGCTCTGCTCCTGGCTCGGTGGGtttccctccccctccctccattGGACCGGACACCTGAAACGAGCGGGACAAGCCGAGGCCGACACAGGGCAGCAAACAGATCCACTGACCAACACTGCCATCTTGCTGCCATCTGAAGGCCTGACTTCCAACAACAGCTTGTTCACTTGCTCTGGCTCCCACCTGGCACTCAAACAGTCGACAGAGTGCAGCACACGCACAT ATATTCCCCCTGCAGAGCCGGTGTGTTTTGCCTATGTGACTAACACTAAGCAGTATCTGATGCTGTCCTGCTCCTGGGATGGAGGGGCCCCGAAAGCCTTGGTGTGGTGGGAGGGCCCGGGTGGTCAGAGCAAAGGCGGGGAAGAAAACTCCAACATCCTGATCCTTCGCTACGGCACCGCCCACAGTGGAAAACCCTACACCTGCCATGTTAAACATCCTCTTCTGGTCCAAACCAAAACCTGCAGGGTCACACTGG ATGCTCCTGTGTTGCAGACACGGCACAGATTTGTGTCTGTATACGAGGGAAGCGATGTTAAGCTCACCTGCAACCTGAGAGCCAACTACCTTCCCGTCAGTGAAATCACCTGGTTTAACAATCAGGGTGTGGGCGTCCAAGATACCTCAAAGTACGCACTGTTGCGAACATCGGCATGGGCCAATCTGACTGTGAGAGACACTGATGAGACTCAAGACAGCGGCGAGTACAGGTGCACCACTTCCAACGCAGTGGGAGGAACCGAAATCAATGTCACTTTAGTGGTTAAGa GGCACCCTGTGCCACCCAACGCGACCCTGGTCAAGGTGGTTTACAACAGCCGACTGCGTAACGAGGTAGAGCTGGAGTGGCAGGTAGAGAACgaagagggaggaggttggACGGGTTTCATCTTGCAGCACCGATGGGTGTCAGAGCGACCAGGAAGGAGAGGCAGCAGCCACAATGATTCAAAAGAGGACACGAATAAGGAGGAGAGGATCGGTCCACCAGTCTGGTACCGTAACATCATCCAGGACCCAGAAGCCAGGAGTCACACAGTAGGGAGACTGACACCCACCGCCACCTACCAGTTCCGCATCACACCGGTCAACCACCGCACCGTCGGACACCCTTCTGCAGCAAAGACTCCAG CGGAACCACGCTACAATGTGTACCCTGCTGTGATCGGAGCAGCTATAGGCGGGATGTTAATTGCAGCCTTCCTCACAGCGCTGCTGCTCGTGTTCATAGTCCGCAACCGCAACAACAATCCTC GACTACACGACATGCTGTTTGGTTT GCAGCACAGCCAGTCAAGGGAAAACATCAACTTCCCAGACGATGAGGTGGTAGGCAGGTCGGAGGGAGGAATAGAGGAGATCGGTGGATCATCCAGTCCAG GTCCAACCATGGCTTTACCCCGAGCATCCTCACCCCTAGCCGCCAGCCAAGCCTCTCCCCCTGAAGAAGAGCCTGTCAGCGTCACCATCACCGTCAAGGCTACAGGCTCATAG